ATGTGGTTTGCAATAACAGCTTGATTTTGTGTGATCTGCAAGAGTTGATGCTGTTTTTTGTGCAAAGCTGTTTTAAGGGGGCTCCATCGTGCTCCCCGTCTCTGTTTTAAGCATGGTTGGTAATAAATAGGGTTAATTGGTTAGTTTATTGGTTACTGGTTGCGATGCCTTGTCTATTGAAAATCTTGTCAAATCAATAGCACAAAGGATTTAGACATCCGGCCTTTTAGCGCTGTGTGTTTCATTTTTAATTGTGTATTAAGATTTAAGTCCTTCCACACAGTTATACCTGCAGAAAGGGCTGGTTTTGGTTACAGTAAAAAGAGATTAGAATGGTTTATAAAACGTTGGTGTTAAAAAACAGTAGTGTTATTTGTACACCAATCACCATAAAATTAGAGCATTAGAACACAAAAAAAAAAGGGGGTGCAAGCGGGCTAAACGGCGTGGGACTTTTTACCGATACGCTTTAAGAACAATGGACGAAAATCTGTTTCCTTAAGCTCAAAACGCAATATTTTGACTTTCTGACAGATTTCTGTTCACAAAAACTGTTACGTTAAAATCACAACAAAAAAAATTTAATAAATTTTTTGTCCGAAAAAATGGTTATCAAAAATTAAAAGATAGGAGTGTTTTGGAACGAAGATTAAATTTAGCGAAGGATTTATTTGCAAAATTTGTAACGCAAAAAAGACAGGTTAAGCCTGTCTTTTTCTGTTTTTGGGCAAATTCTGCGCGCTGACGACAAATTGCTCCTGAATCTTACCAGAAACGATTGGAAATTGGAGTGCTCATGGGGCGTTTTTAGCCCGTTGCAGAGATAGGTGAATGACTAGATTAGTGTGAACTTATTTTATCATGAAAGCATCAAGCGCTTTTGTTGGTTTGCCGTCATCTCCCCAGGCACTTAATGGATATTTGCTCCAACTCCTGGCGCCTTCCGGCTCCCAATAAACCACACCCAGGCCTTTGTTGCCGGGTACCGTTTTTACCTTTGCTTGCACCGCAACTAACATATTATAGGTGTTTTCGGGCTGGGTGTCTTCTCCGCCCACTTCTACCACCATAACTTCTTTCTGATACCTGACAGCCAGATTGATTAGATTGTTACCTAAGTCGTCGATAGATTTCGTGTAGTCAGGTTTGCCATCCAGCCACCAGGGGTAATAAGAAAGACCTATAACATCATATTTCGCACCGTTTTTTCTGGCGTTATCAAACCAGGTGGTAAATCGTTTGCTATCGTTACCGCGGTCCAGATGAAGAATCACTTTTGAATGTGGGGATACAGCCTTTATTGCGTCATAACCTTTATTAATCAGTTGTGCCAGTTGCGGCCAGTTAGCGGTGCTACCTTCAGGATAAATCATCCCTCCGGGAGTTTCATTGCCTATCTGTACCCACTCTGGTGTTACCCCTGCTTTTTTTAAGGCGTTCATCACGTCATATGTATAATTATAAACGTCGTTCAGCAGTGTAGGAAAGTCATGCCCTTCCCAGGCAGCAGGCTTTTTTTGTTTGCCCGGATCTGCCCAGCTATCGCTGTAGTGAAAATCAATCATCACCCGCATGCCCCATTTTTTGGCTCTTATTGCCATGGCCACGGTTTCGTTTTTGCTGTTATGACCGCTGGTGGGACTGTTATTAGGGTTTACCCAGGTTCTCAGCCTGATGGTGTTAATGCCGTGATCTTTCAAAATCTTAAAGCAATCCTGTTCCAGCCCGTTATTGTCGCGAAATTTGTA
This region of Mucilaginibacter yixingensis genomic DNA includes:
- a CDS encoding glycosyl hydrolase 53 family protein; the protein is MRKHIAFWGAALVLVAASFQSCSVFHKGSKSNYQFAKGADIGWLQQMEATGYKFRDNNGLEQDCFKILKDHGINTIRLRTWVNPNNSPTSGHNSKNETVAMAIRAKKWGMRVMIDFHYSDSWADPGKQKKPAAWEGHDFPTLLNDVYNYTYDVMNALKKAGVTPEWVQIGNETPGGMIYPEGSTANWPQLAQLINKGYDAIKAVSPHSKVILHLDRGNDSKRFTTWFDNARKNGAKYDVIGLSYYPWWLDGKPDYTKSIDDLGNNLINLAVRYQKEVMVVEVGGEDTQPENTYNMLVAVQAKVKTVPGNKGLGVVYWEPEGARSWSKYPLSAWGDDGKPTKALDAFMIK